In Caloenas nicobarica isolate bCalNic1 chromosome 5, bCalNic1.hap1, whole genome shotgun sequence, a single genomic region encodes these proteins:
- the C5H11orf96 gene encoding uncharacterized protein C11orf96 homolog, translating to MAAKPAELMGICSSYQAVMPHFVCVAEEFPPPARPAKAPKGKLRRPRQSRFKTQPVTFDEIQEVEEEGVSPMEEEKAKKSFLQSLECLRRSTQNLSLQRDRLGSCRLRNSLDSSDSDSAL from the coding sequence ATGGCCGCGAAGCCGGCCGAGCTGATGGGCATCTGCTCCAGCTACCAGGCGGTGATGCCCCACTTCGTCTGCGTGGCCGAAGAGttccccccgcccgcccgccccgccaaGGCTCCCAAGGGCAAGCTGCGGCGGCCGCGACAGTCGCGCTTCAAGACGCAGCCGGTGACTTTCGACGAGATCCAGGAGGTCGAGGAGGAGGGGGTGTCCCCcatggaggaggagaaggccaAGAAATCCTTCCTTCAGTCTTTGGAGTGCCTGCGGCGGAGCACCCAGAACCTCAGCCTGCAGCGGGACCGCCTCGGCAGCTGCCGCCTCCGCAACAGCCTGGACTCCAGCGACTCGGACTCGGCCCTCtga